One Larus michahellis chromosome 11, bLarMic1.1, whole genome shotgun sequence genomic region harbors:
- the SPINK1 gene encoding serine protease inhibitor Kazal-type 1 has translation MKATGVFLLLSLALCCYQGNAEMDGAAGRGTEPACGNYNLGKGCTKIFDPVCGTDNLLYGNECLLCLQNLQRNTNVRIKNRGMCQKPSPRSNSAGN, from the exons ATGAAGGCAACCGGTGttttcctgctcctctccctggcACTCTGCTGCTACCAAG GAAACGCTGAGATGgatggagctgctggcagaggaaCAGAG CCAGCCTGTGGCAATTATAACCTAGGAAAAGGTTGTACCAAGATCTTTGACCCCGTCTGTGGCACGGACAACCTCCTGTACGGCAACGAGTGTCTGCTGTGCCTTCAGAACCT GCAAAGAAACACTAACGTGCGTATAAAGAACAGGGGAATGTGCCAAAAGCCCTCTCCACGCTCCAACTCCGCTGGAAACTAA